From the Ciona intestinalis chromosome 2, KH, whole genome shotgun sequence genome, one window contains:
- the LOC100185185 gene encoding asparagine synthetase [glutamine-hydrolyzing] — MCGIWALFGYDANDVRQFTCAQTIAHRGPDNFRFENVSGLRSAKLAFHRLEVVGDVGGMQPMRLHQYPHLTLICNGEIYNCQKLKEEFGFNHETPSDCEVILHLYNKFGPEETSKYLDGVFAYVIVNTRDNTLLLSRDTYGVRPMFYFMTNNGMMGVCSEAKGLYDLLKKKNGEDKTKLLRVFPPAHSMVCDVIKNGKIAPATPKMFHSFPELPRHFMYQGVVLEKGESDDVIKKNIRTLMINAVEKRLMSSRRVGSLLSGGLDSSLVAAITAKKLRENGSKQPIQTFSIGMETSPDIVAARKVAEQIESEHHEVIFSPEEGLDAIEETIYALESYDVTTVRASIPMYLLSKYISQNTDTIVIMSGEGADELAQGYIYFYKQPTQEEGDVESRRLLSDLYLFDVLRTDRSTAAHGLEVRAPFLDHALTSYYLSLPAEKRAPSEGNIEKFLLRSAFDESDLIPSEILWRRKEAFSDGVASKRRSWFEILQEHIESRVSDDALAKAKETHPFHTPKTKEALYYRQIFESKFGPQLSKLIPYQWLPKWIEAVDPSARVLTHYQNDEA; from the exons atgtgCGGAATCTGGGCTCTGTTCGGTTATGACGCGAATGACGTCAGACAGTTCACTTGTGCGCAAACAATCGCACATAGAGGTCCCGATAATTTTCGGTTCGAGAACGTGAGTGGACTTCGAAGCGCTAAACTTGCTTTTCACCGATTGGAAGTAGTTGGTGACGTAGGCGGAATGCAG cCAATGAGATTACACCAGTACCCTCACTTAACTTTGATATGCAACGGAGAGATTTACAATTGTCAGAAG TTAAAGGAAGAATTTGGGTTTAACCACGAGACACCCTCTGACTGTGAGGTCATATTACATCTGTACAATAAGTTCGGCCCAgag GAGACGAGCAAATACCTGGATGGCGTGTTCGCTTACGTCATCGTAAACACGCGCGACAACACCTTATTACTGTCACGTGATACATATGGAGTTCGGCcgatgttttatttcatgacAAACAATGGAATGATGGGAGTCTGCTCGGAGGCTAaag GTCTTTATGACTTACTCAAGAAGAAAAACggcgaggataaaacaaagCTGCTTCGCGTGTTTCCCCCGGCCCATTCtatggtttgtgacgtaataaagaacGGGAAGATCGCTCCAGCGACGCCGAAGATGTTTCATTCATTCCCCGAGCTGCCACGCCACTTCATGTACCAAGGGGTCGTTTTAGAGAAAG GCGaaagtgatgacgtcataaagaaGAACATTCGAACGTTGATGATAAATGCTGTGGAAAAAAGGTTGATGTCCAGCAGAAGGGTCGGAAGCTTATTATCAG GAGGATTAGATTCTTCATTGGTTGCCGCCATTACTGCGAAGAAACTTCGAGAAAATGGATCAAAACAACCGATACAAACATTTTCAATTGGAATGGAAACTAGCCCTGACATCGTGGCAGCTAGAAAG GTTGCAGAGCAAATTGAGAGCGAGCACCATGAAGTGATATTCTCGCCAGAAGAAGGATTAGATGCGATAGAAGAAACCATATACGCATTGGAGAGTTATGATGTCACGACCGTGAGAGCTTCAATCC CAATGTACTTGTTATCAAAGTACATCAGTCAGAACACGGACACAATCGTAATCATGTCGGGAGAGGGCGCTGACGAGCTCGCTCAAGGTTACATCTACTTTTATAAACAACCAACCCAAGAAGAAGGGGACGTCGAAAGCAG ACGGCTATTATCTGATCTCTATCTTTTCGATGTGTTACGTACCGATCGCTCGACAGCCGCGCATGGGCTGGAAGTTCGAGCACCATTCTTGGACCACGCCCTAACGTCTTACTATCTATCGTTGCCGGCAGAAAAACGGGCCCCGAGTGAG GGAAACATTGAGAAATTCCTTCTTCGTTCCGCGTTCGATGAATCGGATCTCATACCATCTGAAATATTATGGAGACGCAAGGAAGCATTCAGCGATGGAGTTGCCTCGAAGCGAAGATCTTGGTTTGAGATTCTACAAGAACATATCGAGAGCAGG GTGAGTGACGATGCTCTCGCAAAAGCAAAAGAAACACACCCATTCCACACCCCTAAAACAAAAGAGGCGCT
- the LOC100182822 gene encoding uncharacterized protein LOC100182822, giving the protein MIVSKALSDRNKSSSGGRNDRDLSRSLKMHPLLNDRGGQSGNGDSPKQLNPWSFSTVTLCPTALRPSICSFITSIVFAITGLVILILQIWSYTGLVLVAGGALSAFISVICFLVKQRKVAKEMAKNLEAPVDDKVGQITEIPFDTMMFRAPTVLKYRSCEEAWSTPLDPAPRMHKDRAKRKEYTIIAPSCDFSSIEMGKPPIRCGYMHDKRERDMRDRVY; this is encoded by the exons ATGATTGTGAGCAAAGCGCTATCAGACCGAAATAAGTCATCTTCTGGAGGCCGAAATGACCGTGACTTATCGAGAAGTTTAAAAATGCATCCGTTGCTTAACGATCGTGGAGGACAATCTGGAAATGGGGATTCCCCTAAACAGCTAAACCCATGGTCTTTTTCAACG GTTACTCTATGCCCAACAGCCCTCCGTCCATCGATATGCAGTTTCATTACAAGTATTGTGTTTGCTATAACTGGCTTGGTTATTCTAATTCTTCAAATATGGAGTTACACTGGGTTGGTGTTGGTGGCGGGTGGCGCACTGTCAGCGTTTATTTCAGTGATTTGCTTCCTGGTGAAGCAGCGAAAAGTTGCGAAGGAGATGGCTAAGAATCTAGAAGCTCCCGTCGACGACAAAGTTGGCCAAATAACCGAGATACCGTTCGATACCATGATGTTCCGCGCTCCTACGGTGCTCAAGTACAGATCGTGCGAAGAAGCGTGGAGCACTCCGTTGGATCCAGCCCCTAGGATGCATAAAGACAGAGCGAAGCGAAAAGAATATACTATCATTGCACCTTCGTGCGATTTTAGCAGTATTGAAATGGGGAAACCACCCATTCGATGTGGTTACATGCATGATAAAAGAGAACGAGACATGAGGGACCGCGTGTATTAA